From the genome of Hymenobacter sp. PAMC 26628, one region includes:
- a CDS encoding YfiT family bacillithiol transferase: MNPSDDALRYPTGRPALPTAPLGPPGRAPYLQQLANLPSQLAAAAQAVGGVRLEQPYRPGGWSGRQVTHHVADSHLNAYARFKLALTEDYPTIRPYDEAAWAELPDVAATPVTTSLVLLESLHTRWLVLLHHLDEVQWQRTFYHPGYKTTSTLEQALVLYAWHGRHHLAHLELLK, translated from the coding sequence ATGAATCCTTCTGACGATGCCCTGCGCTACCCCACAGGCCGACCCGCCCTGCCCACGGCCCCGCTGGGGCCCCCCGGCCGCGCGCCCTACTTGCAGCAGCTGGCCAACTTGCCAAGCCAGCTTGCTGCCGCAGCCCAGGCCGTGGGCGGCGTACGCCTGGAGCAACCCTACCGCCCCGGCGGCTGGAGCGGCCGCCAGGTCACCCACCACGTGGCCGACTCGCACCTCAATGCCTACGCCCGCTTCAAGCTGGCCCTGACGGAAGACTACCCCACTATCCGCCCCTACGACGAAGCGGCCTGGGCCGAGCTGCCCGACGTGGCCGCCACGCCCGTCACCACATCGCTGGTCCTGTTGGAGTCCTTGCACACGCGCTGGCTGGTGCTGCTGCACCACCTCGATGAGGTGCAGTGGCAGCGCACGTTCTACCATCCCGGCTACAAAACCACGTCCACGTTGGAGCAGGCCCTGGTGCTGTACGCCTGGCACGGGCGCCACCACCTGGCCCACTTAGAATTGCTGAAGTAA
- a CDS encoding electron transfer flavoprotein subunit beta/FixA family protein: protein MKFLVCISNVPDTTTKISFTPDNKEFNKAGVQFVINPWDEYALTRAIELKEANAGSTVTVLNVGEADTEPNIRKALAIGADDAIRVNAAPQDAFFVAEQIAAVAKDGGYDVILMGKESIDYNGFQVHGMVGELLGIPTVAPAMKLDMAGTTATLEREIEGGKEIVEVSTPFVASCQQPMCEPRIPNMRGIMTARTKPLKVVAPVGDPARTQVAEFALPPKKQGVKLIDAANAGELIKLLRNEAKVI from the coding sequence ATGAAGTTTCTGGTTTGCATTTCCAACGTGCCCGACACGACCACCAAAATTAGCTTTACGCCCGATAATAAGGAGTTTAACAAAGCCGGGGTGCAGTTCGTCATCAACCCCTGGGACGAATACGCCCTCACCCGCGCCATCGAGCTGAAGGAGGCTAACGCCGGCAGCACCGTGACGGTGCTGAACGTGGGCGAGGCCGACACCGAGCCCAACATCCGCAAGGCCCTGGCCATCGGCGCCGACGACGCCATTCGCGTGAACGCCGCCCCGCAGGACGCCTTTTTTGTGGCTGAGCAAATTGCGGCCGTGGCCAAAGACGGCGGCTACGACGTGATTTTGATGGGCAAGGAAAGCATCGACTACAACGGCTTCCAGGTGCACGGCATGGTGGGCGAGCTGCTCGGCATCCCCACGGTGGCCCCGGCCATGAAACTGGACATGGCGGGCACCACCGCCACACTGGAGCGCGAAATTGAGGGCGGCAAGGAGATTGTGGAAGTGAGCACGCCCTTCGTGGCCTCGTGCCAGCAGCCCATGTGCGAGCCCCGCATCCCCAACATGCGCGGCATCATGACGGCCCGCACCAAGCCCCTGAAGGTGGTAGCCCCCGTGGGCGACCCCGCCCGCACCCAGGTGGCCGAATTCGCGCTGCCCCCCAAGAAGCAGGGCGTCAAGCTCATCGACGCCGCCAACGCCGGCGAGCTCATCAAGCTGCTGCGCAACGAAGCCAAAGTCATCTAA
- a CDS encoding TlpA disulfide reductase family protein: protein MKQYLLSLLLVAPGLAPAQTSYPFAVKGKVGHLNAPAKIYLVRGPERLDSAVLKNGAFELKGSTQVPSSADLVLERGGKLRDGWVNKMYFKSPDRVGLFLEAGLILVTSADSLPKARLTGGPLTADYQRFQASLQPLLDKQKARGLEYRKASEAQRKDPAFAERMQAQGQASFAEYNRYTLAFIKANPTSWVSLEMLTQAMAVPEYTEVAPLYNAFSPALKNSAPGRKYGEMLQRLQAVAIGAQAPGFTQPTPDGKPVSLADYRGKYVLVDFWASWCGPCRAENPAVTKAYQAYKGRNFEVLGVSLDDEESRGKWLKAIEEDHLPWTQVSDLHGFEGEVARRYNVRAIPQNFLIDPTGKIIATNLRGDELQAALARYVK, encoded by the coding sequence GTGAAACAATACCTGCTTAGCCTGCTACTGGTGGCGCCCGGGCTGGCCCCGGCCCAAACCAGCTATCCTTTCGCGGTGAAGGGCAAAGTCGGGCACTTAAATGCGCCGGCCAAAATTTACCTGGTGCGCGGGCCCGAGCGCCTGGACTCGGCTGTCTTAAAAAACGGCGCGTTTGAATTAAAGGGCAGCACGCAGGTGCCCTCGTCGGCCGATTTGGTGCTGGAGCGCGGTGGTAAGCTGCGGGATGGCTGGGTAAACAAAATGTATTTTAAGTCACCGGACCGCGTCGGTTTATTTTTAGAAGCCGGCCTCATCCTGGTCACCAGCGCCGACTCGCTGCCCAAGGCACGCCTCACGGGCGGCCCCCTCACTGCTGATTACCAGCGGTTCCAGGCTTCGCTGCAACCCCTCCTCGACAAGCAAAAAGCGCGGGGGCTTGAGTACCGCAAGGCATCGGAGGCGCAGCGCAAAGACCCGGCGTTCGCGGAGCGGATGCAGGCGCAAGGCCAGGCCAGCTTCGCGGAATACAATCGCTACACCCTGGCGTTTATCAAGGCCAACCCAACTTCCTGGGTGAGCCTGGAAATGCTGACGCAAGCCATGGCCGTGCCCGAGTACACGGAAGTGGCCCCCCTCTACAACGCATTCAGCCCCGCCCTAAAAAACAGTGCGCCCGGCCGCAAATACGGTGAAATGCTCCAGCGCCTCCAGGCGGTGGCAATTGGGGCGCAGGCGCCCGGCTTCACCCAGCCCACGCCCGACGGCAAGCCGGTTTCGCTGGCCGACTACCGGGGCAAGTACGTGCTGGTCGATTTCTGGGCTTCCTGGTGCGGGCCCTGCCGCGCCGAGAACCCCGCCGTAACGAAGGCTTACCAGGCCTACAAAGGCCGCAACTTCGAGGTCCTGGGGGTGTCGCTCGACGACGAAGAAAGCCGGGGGAAGTGGCTGAAAGCCATTGAGGAAGACCACTTGCCCTGGACCCAAGTATCGGACTTGCATGGCTTTGAAGGCGAGGTGGCCCGCCGCTACAACGTGCGCGCCATTCCCCAGAATTTCCTGATTGACCCAACCGGCAAAATCATTGCCACCAACCTGCGCGGCGACGAGTTGCAGGCAGCGCTGGCGCGGTACGTGAAGTAG
- a CDS encoding response regulator transcription factor yields the protein MPTKILLVEDEPKVSAFIRRGLEEEGYDVTVAYDGPYGQRLALGQAFDLLILDVILPGQSGLEVLRAVRAQDQNLPILMLTALGTTEDKLLGFDGGADDYLVKPFDFVELLARVRALTRRRGRGHEAKGNQLHLADLTVDTAAKTVVRAGQPIKLTAREFNLLELLLRHQGRVLSRGEIAEHTWEESFDTGSNVIDVYVNYLRNKVDKGFDRKLIHTVVGMGYVMREE from the coding sequence ATGCCGACCAAAATACTGTTAGTAGAAGACGAGCCCAAGGTGTCGGCCTTTATCCGGCGCGGGCTGGAGGAAGAGGGCTACGACGTGACCGTGGCCTACGACGGGCCCTACGGCCAGCGCCTGGCCCTGGGCCAGGCGTTCGACCTGCTGATTCTGGACGTGATACTACCCGGCCAGAGCGGGCTGGAGGTGCTGCGGGCCGTGCGCGCCCAGGACCAAAACCTGCCCATCCTCATGCTCACAGCCCTGGGTACCACCGAGGACAAGCTGCTGGGCTTCGACGGCGGCGCCGACGATTACTTGGTGAAGCCCTTCGACTTCGTGGAACTGCTGGCCCGCGTGCGGGCCCTCACGCGCCGCCGCGGCCGCGGCCACGAGGCCAAGGGCAACCAGCTGCACCTGGCCGACCTGACCGTGGACACGGCCGCCAAAACGGTGGTGCGGGCCGGCCAGCCCATTAAGCTCACCGCCCGCGAGTTCAACCTGCTGGAGCTGCTGCTGCGCCACCAGGGCCGCGTGCTGAGCCGGGGCGAAATTGCCGAGCACACCTGGGAAGAATCGTTCGACACGGGCTCGAACGTGATTGACGTATACGTCAATTATTTGCGCAACAAGGTGGACAAAGGGTTCGATAGAAAGCTGATTCATACCGTAGTGGGCATGGGCTACGTGATGCGGGAGGAATAA
- a CDS encoding electron transfer flavoprotein subunit alpha/FixB family protein, whose translation MSVLVVVECAEGEVKKSSLEVATYGAQVAAMLGTTATAVAVGEATEANLAKLGEQGITKVLYDAEPRLKDFVNNAYTKLIATAAEQEGAQVLVLANSNIGASVGSRLSVRLKASLATNAVELPKTDGGQFVVKRGAFSGKAFSDVVLSGDRKIIAVKKNSLEAQHEAGKTAEVVAFAAQLSDADFADAPKQVVMQEQTGGVLLPEAELVVSGGRGMKGPENWHLIEDLAKALHAGTACSKPVSDVDWRPHHEHVGQTGITISPNLYIACGISGAIQHLAGVNSSKVIVVINKDPEAPFFKAADYGIVGDVFDVLPKLTAAVKELN comes from the coding sequence ATGTCTGTTCTAGTTGTAGTTGAATGCGCCGAGGGCGAAGTGAAGAAGTCGTCGCTTGAAGTGGCTACCTATGGGGCCCAGGTGGCCGCCATGCTGGGCACCACGGCCACGGCCGTGGCCGTGGGCGAAGCCACGGAAGCCAACCTGGCCAAGCTCGGCGAGCAAGGCATTACGAAAGTGCTGTACGACGCCGAGCCCCGCCTGAAAGATTTTGTGAACAACGCCTACACCAAGCTCATCGCCACGGCGGCCGAGCAGGAGGGGGCCCAAGTGCTGGTGCTGGCCAATTCCAACATCGGTGCCTCGGTGGGCTCGCGCCTGTCGGTGCGCCTTAAGGCCAGCCTGGCCACCAACGCGGTGGAGTTGCCCAAAACCGACGGCGGCCAGTTCGTAGTGAAGCGCGGCGCGTTTTCGGGCAAGGCGTTTTCGGACGTGGTGCTCAGCGGCGACCGCAAAATCATCGCCGTGAAAAAGAACAGCCTGGAGGCCCAGCACGAAGCTGGGAAAACCGCCGAGGTGGTGGCCTTCGCTGCTCAGCTGTCGGACGCTGACTTTGCCGACGCCCCCAAGCAAGTGGTGATGCAAGAGCAAACCGGCGGCGTGCTGCTGCCCGAGGCCGAACTCGTGGTATCGGGCGGCCGCGGCATGAAGGGCCCCGAAAACTGGCACCTCATCGAGGACCTGGCCAAGGCCCTGCACGCCGGCACGGCCTGCTCGAAGCCGGTGAGCGACGTGGACTGGCGCCCCCACCACGAGCACGTGGGCCAAACGGGCATCACCATTTCGCCCAACCTGTACATTGCCTGCGGCATTTCGGGCGCCATCCAGCACTTGGCCGGCGTGAACAGCTCGAAGGTCATCGTGGTCATCAACAAAGACCCCGAAGCGCCATTTTTCAAAGCCGCTGATTACGGCATTGTGGGCGATGTGTTCGACGTGCTGCCCAAGCTGACGGCCGCCGTAAAAGAATTGAACTAG
- a CDS encoding bifunctional nuclease family protein encodes MKKIQLEILGLSSSQSQSGSFALILGEKHGNRRLPIIIGMFEAQSIAIQIEKISPTRPLTHDLFKAFAEHVHVAIIEVVISDLKEGVFYSRIVCSDGATTFEIDARPSDAIAIGLRFDVPIFTVESVLSEAGIILSDLDEGGEESDDEDDDDTDGEAETPKAPRPTEPSGQVPVEELSKMLSQALEKEDYEKAAKIRDELNKRNGQ; translated from the coding sequence TTGAAAAAAATCCAGCTTGAAATTTTAGGCCTTTCCTCCAGCCAGTCGCAGTCCGGCTCCTTCGCCCTGATCCTGGGCGAGAAGCACGGCAACCGCCGCTTGCCCATCATCATCGGCATGTTCGAGGCCCAAAGCATTGCCATCCAGATTGAGAAAATCAGCCCCACCCGGCCGCTGACGCACGATTTGTTCAAGGCCTTTGCCGAGCACGTCCACGTGGCCATCATCGAGGTGGTGATTTCCGACCTTAAGGAGGGTGTGTTCTACTCGCGCATTGTGTGCTCGGACGGCGCCACCACGTTCGAAATCGACGCCCGGCCCTCCGATGCCATCGCCATTGGCCTGCGCTTCGACGTGCCCATCTTCACGGTGGAAAGCGTACTGAGCGAGGCCGGCATCATCCTGTCCGATCTTGACGAGGGCGGAGAGGAAAGCGACGACGAGGACGACGACGATACCGACGGCGAAGCCGAAACCCCCAAGGCCCCGCGCCCCACCGAGCCCAGCGGCCAGGTGCCGGTCGAAGAGCTCAGCAAGATGCTGAGCCAGGCCCTCGAAAAGGAAGACTACGAGAAAGCCGCCAAGATCCGCGACGAACTCAACAAGCGCAACGGCCAGTAG